The Streptomyces sp. Mut1 genome window below encodes:
- a CDS encoding LacI family DNA-binding transcriptional regulator → MPKHRPTIADIAARAGVSKVAVSYALNDRPGVSPATRSAIKAIAREIGWRPNSAARALTRARADAVGLALCRPARLLGVEPFFMELISGIESELSPRGCALLLQVVTDPAQELEVYRRWWGEGRVDGVFLTDLRGPDPRIEGVAELGLPAVVIGHPSAAGPLPAVWSDDAAAVRDTFAYLTALGHRSVARVAGMPELSHTALRDRAQREVCAELGLGDPVIVHTGYSGEDGAHATRRLISSPRRPTAVVYDNDIMAVAGLSVAQEMGLDVPGDLSLVAWDDSQLSRVVRPPLTALSRDIPAYGGHAARTLLALVTDGAAEGHEDTTARLEPRGSTGAPRA, encoded by the coding sequence ATGCCCAAACACCGCCCCACGATCGCCGACATCGCGGCCCGCGCCGGGGTGTCCAAGGTCGCGGTGTCCTACGCGCTCAACGACCGGCCGGGCGTCTCCCCCGCGACCCGGTCCGCCATCAAGGCCATCGCGCGGGAGATCGGCTGGCGGCCCAACAGCGCGGCCCGCGCCCTCACCCGCGCCCGAGCCGACGCGGTCGGCCTCGCGCTGTGCCGGCCCGCCCGGCTGCTCGGCGTCGAACCCTTCTTCATGGAGCTGATCAGCGGCATCGAGTCCGAGCTCTCGCCGCGCGGCTGCGCCCTGCTCCTCCAGGTCGTCACCGACCCGGCGCAGGAGCTGGAGGTCTACCGCCGCTGGTGGGGCGAGGGCCGGGTGGACGGCGTCTTCCTCACCGACCTGCGCGGCCCCGACCCCCGCATCGAGGGCGTCGCCGAACTCGGCCTGCCCGCCGTGGTCATCGGCCACCCCTCGGCGGCCGGACCGCTGCCCGCCGTCTGGTCCGACGACGCGGCGGCCGTCCGCGACACCTTCGCGTACCTCACCGCGCTCGGCCACCGCTCGGTCGCCCGGGTCGCCGGGATGCCGGAGCTCAGCCACACCGCGCTGCGCGACCGGGCCCAGCGCGAGGTCTGCGCCGAACTCGGGCTCGGCGATCCGGTCATCGTGCACACCGGCTACTCCGGCGAGGACGGCGCGCACGCCACCCGCCGGCTGATCAGCTCGCCCCGGCGGCCCACCGCAGTCGTCTACGACAACGACATCATGGCCGTCGCCGGACTCTCGGTCGCCCAGGAGATGGGCCTCGACGTGCCCGGCGACCTCTCCCTCGTCGCCTGGGACGACTCCCAGCTCTCCCGGGTCGTCCGCCCCCCGCTGACCGCGCTGAGCCGCGACATCCCGGCGTACGGGGGCCACGCGGCCCGCACCCTGCTCGCCCTGGTCACCGACGGTGCGGCCGAGGGCCACGAGGACACGACGGCCCGGCTGGAGCCCCGCGGGTCGACGGGGGCGCCGCGGGCTTAG
- a CDS encoding ABC transporter ATP-binding protein yields MTTMSTAHRATAVAARATELSKVYGEGETKVTALDRVSVDFPQGEFTAIMGPSGSGKSTLMHCVAGLDSFSGGSVRIGETELGALKDKQLTQLRRDKIGFIFQAFNLLPTLTALENITLPMDIAGRKPDQEWLRKVIDMVGLSERLKHRPTELSGGQQQRVAVARALASQPEIIFGDEPTGNLDSRSGAEVLGFLRNSVRELGQTVVMVTHDPAAASYADRVIFLADGAIVDQMMHPTADGVLDRMKAFDAKGRTS; encoded by the coding sequence GTGACCACCATGTCCACCGCTCACCGCGCCACCGCGGTGGCCGCCCGCGCCACGGAACTGTCGAAGGTCTACGGCGAGGGCGAGACCAAGGTGACCGCCCTCGACCGGGTCAGCGTGGACTTCCCGCAGGGCGAGTTCACCGCGATCATGGGCCCGTCGGGCTCCGGCAAGTCCACGCTGATGCACTGCGTGGCCGGCCTCGACAGCTTCAGCGGCGGTTCGGTGCGCATCGGCGAGACGGAGCTCGGGGCGCTCAAGGACAAGCAGCTCACCCAGCTGCGCCGGGACAAGATCGGCTTCATCTTCCAGGCGTTCAACCTGCTGCCGACGCTGACCGCGCTGGAGAACATCACCCTGCCGATGGACATCGCGGGCCGCAAGCCCGACCAGGAGTGGCTGCGCAAGGTCATCGACATGGTGGGCCTCTCCGAGCGGCTGAAGCACCGCCCCACCGAGCTGTCCGGCGGCCAGCAGCAGCGCGTCGCGGTGGCCCGCGCCCTCGCCTCGCAGCCCGAGATCATCTTCGGTGACGAGCCGACCGGCAACCTCGACTCCCGCTCCGGCGCCGAGGTCCTCGGCTTCCTGCGCAACTCCGTGCGCGAACTGGGCCAGACCGTGGTGATGGTGACCCACGACCCGGCCGCCGCCTCCTACGCGGACCGGGTGATCTTCCTGGCCGACGGGGCGATCGTCGACCAGATGATGCACCCCACGGCGGACGGGGTGCTGGACCGGATGAAGGCGTTCGACGCCAAGGGCCGCACCAGCTGA
- a CDS encoding ABC transporter permease, whose product MSTAPEPAAEPAEPAAPSAPAARPGRETLHYAVRNPKLLIGFTVVVLLLLVGLVGPPLLDNADPNEYVGPQAAPPDGTYWMGTTTFGQDVYAQFVHGLRATFLVGVVGGAIAAVIAMLVGFLAGYRGGAVDEILNMLTNVVLVLPALAVLLIINAYLGVRSVPVQGLFIGLTSWPWAARAIRAQTFSLRTREFVDLARLSGSGTWRIIFREIAPNMSSYLFMMFILLFGGSVLIASSLDFIGLGPTEGVSLGLMLQSAQQWSALQLGMWWWFVPPGAGITAIVGALYVANVGLDEVFNPKLREA is encoded by the coding sequence ATGAGCACCGCGCCCGAACCGGCCGCCGAACCCGCCGAACCCGCCGCGCCCTCCGCTCCCGCGGCCCGCCCCGGCCGCGAGACGCTGCACTACGCCGTGCGCAACCCCAAGCTCCTCATCGGGTTCACCGTCGTCGTGCTGCTCCTGCTCGTCGGCCTCGTCGGGCCGCCGCTGCTCGACAACGCCGACCCCAACGAATACGTCGGCCCGCAGGCCGCCCCGCCCGACGGCACGTACTGGATGGGCACCACCACCTTCGGGCAGGACGTCTACGCCCAGTTCGTGCACGGGCTGCGCGCCACCTTCCTGGTCGGCGTCGTCGGCGGGGCCATCGCCGCCGTCATCGCCATGCTCGTCGGCTTCCTGGCCGGCTACCGGGGCGGAGCCGTGGACGAGATCCTCAACATGCTCACCAACGTGGTCCTCGTGCTGCCCGCCCTGGCCGTCCTGCTGATCATCAACGCCTACCTCGGGGTCCGCTCGGTCCCCGTACAGGGCCTGTTCATCGGGCTGACGTCCTGGCCGTGGGCGGCGCGGGCGATCCGGGCGCAGACGTTCTCGCTGCGCACCCGGGAGTTCGTGGACCTGGCCCGGCTCAGCGGCAGTGGCACCTGGCGGATCATCTTCCGCGAGATCGCGCCCAACATGAGCTCGTACCTCTTCATGATGTTCATCCTGCTGTTCGGCGGCTCCGTCCTGATCGCCTCCTCGCTCGACTTCATCGGGCTCGGCCCCACCGAGGGCGTCTCGCTCGGGCTGATGCTCCAGAGCGCACAGCAGTGGAGCGCGCTCCAGCTCGGCATGTGGTGGTGGTTCGTCCCGCCGGGCGCCGGGATCACCGCGATCGTCGGCGCGCTGTACGTCGCCAACGTCGGCCTCGACGAGGTCTTCAACCCGAAGCTCCGGGAGGCCTGA
- a CDS encoding ABC transporter permease — MRRYFARKLLIYALTFVVAVTVNWMIPRFMPGDPVAAMVARARVSQPEAVEAMRAYYNNLFGFDEPVWQQYLHFWGALLQGDFGLSIWVFPKPVADVLLDALPYTLGLMIPAVLLSWFVGNWAGALAARRKVLDNTVLPAGYLLTAMPYMWIAVILAWALGSKAGWFPISGGYSLDIQPNWSVDFAVDLFQHWVLPFLSLFLVALGGWAIGMRNMIIYELESDYASYLSALGAPQRLIRRYAFRNAVLPQITGLALQLGVLVAGALVTEIVFAYPGLGSLILAAIQNQDFFLLQGAFLFIVIGVLIANFLIDVVYVVVDPRTRTGMAGGQS, encoded by the coding sequence TTGCGCCGCTACTTCGCCCGCAAACTTCTCATCTACGCGCTGACCTTCGTCGTCGCCGTCACCGTCAACTGGATGATCCCGCGCTTCATGCCGGGCGACCCGGTCGCCGCCATGGTGGCCCGCGCCCGCGTCTCGCAGCCCGAGGCCGTCGAGGCCATGCGCGCCTACTACAACAACCTCTTCGGCTTCGACGAGCCCGTCTGGCAGCAGTACCTGCACTTCTGGGGCGCGCTGCTCCAGGGCGACTTCGGTCTCTCCATCTGGGTGTTCCCCAAACCCGTCGCCGACGTGCTGCTCGACGCCCTCCCGTACACCCTCGGGCTGATGATCCCGGCCGTCCTGCTCAGCTGGTTCGTCGGCAACTGGGCCGGGGCGCTGGCCGCCCGCCGCAAGGTGCTCGACAACACCGTCCTCCCGGCCGGCTACCTGCTCACCGCCATGCCCTACATGTGGATCGCCGTCATCCTCGCCTGGGCGCTCGGCTCCAAGGCGGGCTGGTTCCCGATCTCCGGCGGCTACAGCCTCGACATCCAGCCGAACTGGTCCGTCGACTTCGCCGTGGACCTGTTCCAGCACTGGGTGCTGCCGTTCCTCTCGCTCTTCCTGGTCGCGCTCGGCGGCTGGGCCATCGGCATGCGCAACATGATCATCTACGAGCTGGAGTCCGACTACGCGTCCTATCTGTCGGCCCTCGGCGCACCCCAGCGCCTCATCCGCCGCTACGCCTTCCGCAACGCCGTCCTGCCCCAGATCACCGGACTCGCCCTCCAGCTGGGCGTCCTGGTGGCCGGAGCGCTCGTCACCGAGATCGTCTTCGCGTACCCCGGTCTCGGCTCGCTCATTCTCGCCGCGATCCAGAACCAGGACTTCTTCCTGCTCCAGGGCGCGTTCCTGTTCATCGTCATCGGCGTCCTGATCGCCAACTTCCTCATCGACGTCGTGTACGTCGTCGTGGACCCCCGTACCCGCACCGGCATGGCAGGAGGCCAGTCATGA
- a CDS encoding ABC transporter permease codes for MFRTALRNVLAHKARLLMTILAVMLGVAFVSGTLVFTDTLGNAFRNQSAKSYDDIAVAVTTYADQRDEETRAIDAATLKKIQALDGVATATGRVDGFAGVADPDGKLIGNGWSNTGSNFAPGKDGKDTAYTFTDGSGPTEAGSIALDGETAKKGEYEVGDTVRVATNGPVKEYTLSGIFTTEDGAVNAGGSLVLFDTPVAQKLFLRPGEFKDVSVAAKPGTSDQQLLAAVKPLLPEDAEAQTGKVRADEQAEEIERSLSGINWLLLSFAGIALFVGIFLIANTFTMLVAQRTKELALMRAVGASRRQVKRSVLLEAAVVGLIASVIGFALGLGLAVGLRSAMGLFGGKIPAGPLVVGPTTIIAAFTVGVLITVLAAWLPARRAAKIPPVAAMNSAYAVATVKSLILRNTIGSLITLIGAAGILGGAAKAGSNGRMLIAGGAFLALIGVIILIPLLSRPVIALVRPLLLRLFGVSGKLAAQNAVRNPRRTGATASALAIGLTLVTGISVLGVTLGRAVDKATTDNIKADYMISMASGDALDESALTALEKADGVTAVSPQQSVWFTVDGKSVSASGITPGDVQKVLTVDTVAGSVDSLAEGEIAVAEKTAKSRGWKTGDTVSATYDDKKKGELKIVALYKDNEFLSPVLIPRATVAPHEGLPDIREIWVKTDGGASAAHEQALVDALGDNPGMSIMDRQDIRDMFGGGVNLAMNIMYGLLAMALIIAVLGVVNTLAMSVFERQQEIGMLRAIGLDRRKVKRMIRLEAVVISLFGAVVGIGLGMFLGWAIGQSVSTSIPDYVLVVPWGRIAVFLLLAGVVGVLAALWPARSAAKLNMLTAIKTE; via the coding sequence ATGTTCCGTACCGCCCTGCGCAATGTGCTCGCGCACAAGGCCAGGCTGCTGATGACGATCCTCGCCGTGATGCTCGGCGTGGCCTTCGTCTCCGGCACCCTGGTCTTCACCGACACCCTCGGCAACGCCTTCCGCAACCAGTCGGCGAAGAGCTACGACGACATCGCCGTCGCCGTCACCACCTACGCGGACCAGCGCGACGAGGAGACCCGCGCCATCGACGCGGCCACCCTGAAGAAGATCCAGGCCCTGGACGGCGTGGCCACCGCCACCGGCCGGGTCGACGGCTTCGCCGGGGTCGCCGACCCCGACGGCAAGCTGATCGGCAACGGCTGGTCCAACACCGGCTCCAACTTCGCCCCCGGCAAGGACGGCAAGGACACCGCATACACCTTCACCGACGGCTCCGGCCCCACCGAGGCCGGCAGCATCGCCCTCGACGGGGAAACCGCGAAGAAGGGCGAGTACGAGGTCGGCGACACCGTGCGCGTCGCCACCAACGGACCGGTGAAGGAATACACCCTGTCCGGGATCTTCACCACCGAGGACGGCGCGGTCAACGCGGGCGGCAGCCTGGTCCTTTTCGACACCCCCGTCGCGCAGAAGCTGTTCCTGCGCCCCGGCGAGTTCAAGGACGTCTCGGTCGCCGCGAAGCCCGGCACCTCCGACCAGCAGCTGCTCGCCGCGGTGAAGCCGCTGCTGCCCGAGGACGCCGAGGCCCAGACCGGCAAGGTGCGCGCGGACGAACAGGCCGAGGAGATCGAGCGCAGCCTCAGCGGCATCAACTGGCTGCTCCTGTCCTTCGCGGGTATCGCCCTCTTCGTCGGCATCTTCCTGATCGCCAACACCTTCACCATGCTGGTCGCCCAGCGCACCAAGGAGCTGGCCCTGATGCGGGCCGTCGGTGCCTCGCGCCGGCAGGTCAAGCGCTCGGTGCTCCTGGAGGCCGCCGTGGTCGGCCTCATCGCCTCCGTCATCGGCTTCGCGCTGGGCCTCGGACTCGCCGTCGGGCTGCGCTCGGCGATGGGCCTGTTCGGCGGCAAGATCCCGGCCGGTCCGCTCGTGGTCGGCCCGACCACCATCATCGCCGCCTTCACCGTCGGCGTCCTGATCACCGTGCTGGCCGCCTGGCTGCCCGCCCGCCGGGCCGCGAAGATCCCCCCGGTCGCCGCGATGAACAGCGCGTACGCCGTGGCCACGGTCAAGTCCCTGATCCTGCGCAACACCATCGGCTCCCTCATCACGCTGATCGGCGCCGCGGGAATCCTCGGCGGCGCGGCCAAGGCCGGCAGCAACGGGCGGATGCTCATCGCCGGCGGCGCGTTCCTGGCACTGATCGGCGTCATCATCCTCATCCCGCTGCTGTCCCGCCCGGTGATCGCCCTGGTGCGCCCGCTGCTGCTGCGGCTGTTCGGGGTCTCCGGCAAGCTGGCCGCGCAGAACGCCGTCCGCAACCCCCGGCGCACCGGCGCCACCGCCTCCGCGCTGGCGATCGGCCTGACCCTGGTCACCGGCATCTCGGTGCTCGGCGTCACCCTCGGCCGGGCGGTCGACAAGGCGACGACGGACAACATCAAGGCCGACTACATGATCTCGATGGCGAGCGGCGACGCGCTCGACGAGTCGGCGCTGACCGCCCTGGAGAAGGCCGACGGCGTCACCGCCGTCTCCCCCCAGCAGTCCGTCTGGTTCACCGTCGACGGCAAGAGCGTCTCGGCCTCCGGCATCACCCCGGGCGACGTGCAGAAGGTGCTGACCGTCGACACCGTCGCGGGCTCGGTGGACTCGCTGGCCGAGGGCGAGATCGCCGTCGCCGAGAAGACCGCGAAGTCGCGCGGCTGGAAGACCGGGGACACCGTCTCCGCCACGTACGACGACAAGAAGAAGGGCGAGCTGAAGATCGTCGCCCTCTACAAGGACAACGAGTTCCTCTCGCCGGTCCTCATCCCCCGCGCGACCGTCGCCCCGCACGAGGGCCTGCCGGACATCCGCGAGATCTGGGTGAAGACGGACGGCGGCGCGAGCGCGGCCCACGAACAGGCGCTGGTGGACGCGCTGGGCGACAACCCCGGCATGAGCATCATGGACCGCCAGGACATCCGGGACATGTTCGGCGGCGGCGTCAACCTCGCGATGAACATCATGTACGGGCTGCTCGCCATGGCGCTGATCATCGCGGTGCTCGGGGTCGTCAACACCCTGGCCATGTCGGTGTTCGAACGTCAGCAGGAGATCGGCATGCTGCGGGCGATCGGCCTGGACCGGCGCAAGGTGAAGCGCATGATCCGGCTGGAGGCCGTGGTGATCTCGCTCTTCGGCGCGGTCGTCGGCATCGGGCTCGGCATGTTCCTCGGCTGGGCGATCGGGCAGTCCGTGTCCACGAGCATCCCGGACTACGTGCTGGTCGTGCCGTGGGGCCGGATCGCGGTGTTCCTGCTGCTGGCCGGAGTGGTGGGGGTGCTGGCCGCCCTGTGGCCGGCCCGCAGCGCCGCCAAGCTGAACATGCTGACGGCCATCAAGACCGAGTAG
- a CDS encoding SAM-dependent methyltransferase translates to MADAASRLTALAQELLGQPLPVRVRAWDGSESGPPGAPVLVIRNRRALRRLLWKPGELGLARAWVAGDLDIEGDLYEALDVMAGLIWERDAEAGGGVRALRDPRLRAAGKELLRLAGPGLPPTPPPEEVRRRSGALHTKRRDRAAISHHYDVGNDFYELVLGPSMVYSCAYWEDGGTLESAQRDKLDLVCRKLALKEGDRLLDVGCGWGSMAIHAAREYGARVTGVTLSTEQAAYARKRIADEGLTDRVEIRVQDYRDVRDGPYDAISSIGMAEHVGSVRYREYADDLYALLKPGGRLLNHQIGRRPEKDETAYEIDEFIDAYVFPDGELAPVGRTLAILEEAGFEARDVEALREHYALTLRRWVANLEQGWGSALKMVSPGRARVWRLYMAASALSFERNKIGVNQILAVRPQEGGSSRMPLRARAWKADATG, encoded by the coding sequence ATGGCAGACGCCGCATCGCGGCTGACCGCTCTCGCCCAGGAGTTGCTGGGACAACCCCTACCGGTCCGCGTCCGGGCCTGGGACGGCAGCGAATCCGGACCGCCCGGAGCCCCCGTCCTCGTCATCAGGAACCGCCGGGCCCTTCGCCGCCTGCTGTGGAAGCCGGGGGAACTCGGCCTGGCCCGCGCCTGGGTGGCCGGCGACCTCGACATCGAGGGCGATCTGTACGAGGCGCTGGACGTGATGGCCGGTCTGATCTGGGAGCGCGACGCCGAGGCCGGCGGCGGCGTACGCGCCCTGCGCGACCCGAGGCTGCGGGCGGCCGGCAAGGAACTGCTGCGGCTGGCCGGCCCCGGGCTGCCGCCCACGCCGCCGCCCGAGGAGGTCCGCCGCCGCAGCGGCGCCCTGCACACCAAGCGCCGTGACAGGGCTGCCATCAGCCACCACTACGACGTGGGCAACGACTTCTACGAACTGGTCCTGGGACCTTCCATGGTCTACTCCTGCGCCTACTGGGAGGACGGCGGAACCCTGGAGAGCGCGCAGCGCGACAAGCTCGACCTGGTCTGCCGCAAGCTCGCGCTGAAGGAGGGCGACCGGCTGCTGGACGTGGGCTGCGGCTGGGGCTCCATGGCCATCCACGCCGCCCGCGAGTACGGCGCCCGCGTCACCGGGGTGACCCTCTCCACCGAACAGGCCGCCTACGCCAGGAAGCGCATCGCCGACGAGGGCCTCACCGACCGCGTCGAGATCCGCGTCCAGGACTACCGGGACGTCCGCGACGGCCCGTACGACGCGATCTCGTCCATCGGCATGGCCGAGCACGTCGGCTCGGTGCGCTACCGCGAGTACGCCGACGACCTCTACGCGCTCCTCAAGCCCGGCGGGCGCCTCCTCAACCACCAGATCGGGCGGCGCCCCGAGAAGGACGAGACCGCGTACGAGATCGACGAGTTCATCGACGCCTACGTCTTCCCGGACGGTGAGCTGGCCCCGGTCGGCCGGACCCTCGCCATCCTGGAGGAGGCCGGCTTCGAGGCCCGGGACGTCGAGGCGCTGCGGGAGCACTACGCGCTGACCCTGCGCCGCTGGGTCGCCAACCTGGAGCAGGGCTGGGGGAGCGCGCTGAAGATGGTCTCGCCGGGCCGGGCGAGGGTCTGGCGGCTCTACATGGCCGCCTCCGCGCTCTCCTTCGAACGCAACAAGATCGGCGTCAACCAGATCCTGGCGGTGCGCCCGCAGGAGGGCGGCTCCTCCCGGATGCCGCTGCGGGCCCGCGCCTGGAAGGCCGACGCGACGGGCTGA
- a CDS encoding ABC transporter substrate-binding protein, which translates to MGTGFRGRIAATLAVIALAATACTGGGSSSGGSGGSGGGALPRNETLYTTGTQWGPPANYNPLHNWDHATGTKGLVYETLFHFDPNEGKLTPWLAESGGWTDDRTYEVKLRPGITWSDGKPLTAKDVAYSYEIGKIEASSFHTLWSWLSGAEAVDATTVRFTFKEARYQEWDFTLYGQPVVPEHIWSKRPEKEILDGVNDKPVGTGAYTLKSHTQDRVVWQRRDDWWGVKALSMKPAPRYIVDVSNPSNEVVIGQLGQGQLDLSNNFLPGAASLVKSKKVVSYYDEPPYMLSANTAWLVPNTTRKPMDDAAFRKALAASVDVGKIVKGVYGGLVRAADPTGLLPQWDTYIDKDLVASEGFTFDTARARQLLADAGYKDTDGDGLVENKDGSKISLKLAVPTGWTDWMEAAKVIASSAKAAGIRITTEFPDANALNEQRGKGDFDLVVNNERQLSSTPWTYYEYMFQLPVQKQQNTVNFGRYENKDAWKLVQQLGAVKTDDTEGMKKVISKIQDIQLKEMPVIPLWYNGLWAQSTTGTWTNWPSDAEGAPKYAPAMWRNWLEMGGFEALTQLKPAK; encoded by the coding sequence ATGGGCACGGGATTCCGGGGACGGATCGCGGCCACGCTCGCCGTGATCGCACTCGCCGCCACCGCGTGCACGGGGGGCGGCTCCTCGTCGGGCGGTTCGGGCGGTTCCGGGGGCGGCGCGCTTCCCCGTAACGAGACGCTCTACACCACTGGCACGCAGTGGGGGCCGCCGGCCAACTACAACCCGCTGCACAACTGGGACCACGCCACCGGCACCAAGGGCCTGGTCTACGAGACCCTGTTCCACTTCGACCCCAACGAGGGCAAGCTGACGCCCTGGCTCGCCGAATCGGGCGGCTGGACGGACGACAGGACCTACGAGGTGAAGCTGCGCCCCGGCATCACCTGGTCCGACGGCAAGCCGCTCACCGCGAAGGACGTCGCCTACTCCTACGAGATCGGCAAGATCGAGGCATCCTCCTTCCACACCCTGTGGAGCTGGCTGTCCGGCGCGGAGGCGGTGGACGCCACCACGGTCCGCTTCACCTTCAAGGAGGCCCGCTACCAGGAGTGGGACTTCACCCTCTACGGGCAGCCCGTCGTTCCCGAGCACATCTGGAGCAAACGCCCGGAGAAGGAGATCCTGGACGGCGTCAACGACAAGCCCGTCGGCACCGGCGCGTACACGCTCAAGAGCCACACCCAGGACCGGGTCGTCTGGCAGCGCCGCGACGACTGGTGGGGCGTGAAGGCCCTGTCCATGAAGCCCGCGCCCCGCTACATCGTGGACGTCTCCAACCCCAGCAACGAGGTCGTCATCGGCCAGCTCGGCCAGGGCCAGCTGGACCTGAGCAACAACTTCCTGCCCGGCGCCGCCTCCCTGGTCAAGAGCAAGAAGGTCGTCTCGTACTACGACGAGCCGCCCTACATGCTCTCCGCCAACACCGCCTGGCTGGTGCCCAACACCACCAGGAAGCCGATGGACGACGCCGCCTTCCGCAAGGCGCTCGCCGCCTCCGTCGACGTCGGGAAGATCGTCAAGGGCGTGTACGGGGGCCTGGTCAGGGCCGCCGACCCGACCGGGCTGCTCCCGCAGTGGGACACGTACATCGACAAGGACCTCGTTGCGAGCGAAGGCTTCACCTTCGACACCGCCAGGGCCAGGCAGCTCCTCGCGGACGCCGGCTACAAGGACACCGACGGCGACGGCCTGGTGGAGAACAAGGACGGCTCGAAGATCAGCCTGAAGCTGGCCGTGCCCACCGGCTGGACCGACTGGATGGAGGCCGCCAAGGTCATCGCCTCGTCCGCCAAGGCCGCGGGCATCAGGATCACCACCGAGTTCCCCGACGCCAACGCCCTCAACGAACAGCGCGGCAAGGGCGACTTCGACCTCGTCGTCAACAACGAGCGCCAGCTCTCCAGCACCCCGTGGACGTACTACGAGTACATGTTCCAGCTTCCCGTCCAGAAGCAGCAGAACACGGTCAACTTCGGCCGCTACGAGAACAAGGACGCCTGGAAGCTCGTCCAGCAGCTCGGCGCGGTGAAGACCGACGACACCGAGGGCATGAAGAAGGTCATCTCGAAGATCCAGGACATCCAGCTGAAGGAGATGCCCGTCATCCCCCTCTGGTACAACGGCCTGTGGGCCCAGTCCACCACCGGCACCTGGACCAACTGGCCCTCGGACGCCGAAGGCGCGCCCAAGTACGCCCCCGCGATGTGGCGCAACTGGCTGGAGATGGGCGGCTTCGAAGCGCTCACCCAGCTCAAGCCCGCCAAGTGA
- a CDS encoding NAD(P)/FAD-dependent oxidoreductase: MSTTERPRILVVGGGYVGLYAARRILKKMRYGEATVTVVDPRSYMTYQPFLPEAAAGSISPRHVVVPLRRVLPKAEVLTGRVTTIDQDRKVATVAPLVGEAYELPFDYLVIALGAVSRTFPIPGLAEQGIGMKGIEEAIGLRNHVLEQLDKADSTTDEDVRRRALTFVFVGGGFAGAETIGEVEDMARDAAKYYTNVKREDMRFVLVDAADKILPEVGPKLGTWGREHLESRGVEVFLSTSMDSCVDGHVVLKNGLEVDSNTIVWTAGVKPNPALARFGLPLGPRGHVDTTEKLQVQGTDYIWAAGDNAQVPDMVGRKAGNPNAWCPPNAQHALRQAKVLGDNVISGMRGFPQGDYSHANKGAVAGLGLHKGVAMIVMGKMKIKLKGRLAWYMHRGYHGLAMPTWNRKIRIFADWTLAMFLKREVVSLGAMETPREEFYEAAKPAPAPAAAKPVGEKAKAS, translated from the coding sequence ATGAGCACCACGGAGCGTCCCAGGATCCTCGTAGTAGGCGGTGGGTACGTAGGCCTGTACGCAGCTCGGCGCATCCTCAAGAAGATGCGCTACGGCGAGGCGACCGTCACGGTCGTCGACCCCCGGTCGTACATGACCTACCAGCCCTTCCTCCCCGAAGCTGCTGCCGGCAGCATCTCGCCTCGGCATGTCGTCGTCCCGCTGCGACGCGTGCTGCCCAAGGCCGAGGTTCTCACCGGCCGTGTCACCACCATTGACCAGGACCGCAAGGTCGCCACGGTCGCGCCGCTCGTCGGCGAGGCCTACGAGCTGCCCTTCGACTACCTGGTCATCGCGCTCGGCGCGGTCTCCCGTACCTTCCCGATCCCCGGCCTCGCCGAGCAGGGCATCGGCATGAAGGGCATCGAGGAGGCCATCGGCCTGCGCAACCACGTCCTCGAACAGCTGGACAAGGCCGACTCGACGACCGACGAGGACGTCCGCCGCCGGGCCCTCACCTTCGTCTTCGTGGGCGGCGGGTTCGCCGGTGCGGAGACCATCGGCGAGGTCGAGGACATGGCCCGCGACGCGGCGAAGTACTACACGAACGTGAAGCGCGAGGACATGCGCTTCGTCCTCGTCGACGCCGCCGACAAGATCCTTCCCGAGGTCGGCCCGAAGCTGGGCACCTGGGGCCGGGAGCACCTGGAGTCCCGTGGTGTCGAGGTCTTCCTCTCGACCTCCATGGACTCCTGCGTCGACGGTCACGTGGTGCTGAAGAACGGCCTGGAGGTCGACTCCAACACCATCGTGTGGACGGCCGGCGTGAAGCCGAACCCGGCGCTGGCCCGCTTCGGCCTGCCGCTCGGCCCCCGCGGTCACGTGGACACCACCGAGAAGCTCCAGGTGCAGGGCACCGACTACATCTGGGCCGCGGGCGACAACGCCCAGGTCCCGGACATGGTCGGCCGCAAGGCCGGCAACCCGAACGCCTGGTGCCCGCCGAACGCCCAGCACGCGCTGCGCCAGGCCAAGGTCCTCGGTGACAACGTCATCTCCGGGATGCGCGGCTTCCCGCAGGGCGACTACAGCCACGCCAACAAGGGCGCGGTCGCCGGCCTCGGCCTGCACAAGGGCGTGGCGATGATCGTCATGGGCAAGATGAAGATCAAGCTCAAGGGCCGCCTCGCCTGGTACATGCACCGTGGCTACCACGGTCTGGCGATGCCGACCTGGAACCGCAAGATCCGGATCTTCGCCGACTGGACGCTGGCGATGTTCCTCAAGCGCGAGGTCGTCTCGCTCGGCGCCATGGAGACTCCGCGCGAGGAGTTCTACGAGGCCGCCAAGCCGGCCCCCGCGCCGGCCGCCGCCAAGCCGGTGGGCGAGAAGGCCAAGGCCTCCTAG